Genomic segment of Eleutherodactylus coqui strain aEleCoq1 chromosome 1, aEleCoq1.hap1, whole genome shotgun sequence:
GCAGTAAGATCATGTTCTTTCATGTGATATTATGTAATTGAGGCCTCGGGCACACAGCACAACGATTTAGTGGAAGCACACAAGAACCGTGCTGCATTGTATTATGGAACCATACGAAACGTGCAGCCATGCAAAGCCGTATGTGCTGTATGAAACTGTTCTCAACTAGATGGAAGGGGTAGGAGCATGCCAAACTTTATGTTTGATCAGATTCAACAGCAGAAACCTCCACATACCGCTGTATGAAACTGTAGGCAAAAGGAAGGAGATGCAATAAATCCTCCTTCCATGGCAGACCTGTTATGGCATTGTTGAAAATGGAACATAATGCAGCCATATAATACTTGCATACTAATATAAACAAATGTCCCATCTAAATAGGATTTCAGccgaagggctctttcacacgagcatatatcggtggCCGTTttaacggccggccaatatacgctatgatctgatgcattggattccatctAGCATATGCTCGGGGGTGGCggcggggggagcggggaggagcggggacgagagagatctctctcccccctcgccccCGCCGCCCCTGAGCATATGCTCGgccgagtatgcagttactcgagaactgtcttatccgagcgtgctcgctcatctctaatgtggatCATGATAAACAGTTATCTAGTATACTTAACTGTACAATGGAAAAACTGTAACCACATTTGGCAATCTTGGATTGACTATTCCTTGAGACCCTACCTGCCTTCATCAGTATCATTTTCTCTATAGTTGCCCAGCTACCACTTTGTCTGTGAGGTTTTTGTCTTCGCCCTAGGTTTGCTTGGATGTTTTCAGTTGTATGCTATCCTCGTTTTGTCTCCCTAACCTCAGTATTTggtcatttatttttcttttctatttttaaacAAAAGGTTCTTTACATGAATTGATAAAATGTCAATGTAACGGTGTTGATCCTCTAGTCTGGAACCCAATGGGAGAAGCAGCCATAGTGAGATATAAGCAGAGCTTGGTGCACAGGGTTGAAGATTAGGCACAATCAAGTCAGGTATAAACAGAGTTGGAGATCAGGTGTTGGAGATCAAGCGTAGTCAGATGTCACACTATCACTGACAAGAAAGTAGAaagctaaaatataacttttaatatattattaaaaattcatagtgataaaaaaaatattaaatatcaaTAATATTGACCAAAGTGCCTATCATGTGAGATCTGGAATACCTACAATCAGGTAGTAAAGAACCCTCCAAAATACAAAGAGCTCAACTCAGTAACGTAAAGATAACCATTATTGCATATAACCATCTCAAACTGAACAATGTTATGGACAGTATTATCTAATTTATTACTTTTGCCTCATTTTGACTTTCCAGGGCAACAAGGGACAGGTTTCAGTACAGGGGTGAATACCCTGTCTATGCCCAAAGGTATAGTAGGGAACATGAGGGTCAATTTTGTGCATTTTTATATGTTGGTTAATGTTATAGAGTTGAGCCCTAAGAGTAGGTCTTAAATGATAAGCACATTGGTCAACATTATGGATAAAAGGATTattgatatttattttttttcaccactatgagttttaataaaagttatattttagcttTCTACTTATTTGTCACTGATGGTGGTCTAGTGTAAGTAGAAATAGAGTATAATTTTGGGAGTGACTTGCAGTCAGGTGTAAGAAGACTTCTGTGCACAAAGTTGAAGATTAGCCATAGTATAAGCAGAGTTCAGTACACAGAGTTTGGAGAGTAGAATAATAATGAGTACTAGGCAATAAACAGCCAGAATACTCAGGCACAGAAAATCCAAGGCGTAGTGTTTAAATAGAGCAACAAcaactgtgattggtcacagagcagGTGGAGTGTATAGTTAAGCTCAAGATACACGAACCACAGAACTGAACTACTTTTGGAACAACAGAGCTTCGGACAGCATAATGGCAAGGCTACAAACTGAGTGGGAAAGATCAGGCTTTAAGTCCCGGCATGTTCAGTTCCTGGCACTACTCCCCCCTCTCAAAGAGCATTCTCTGGACAGTTACTGAACCAGGCTTGTCTGGGTAGTGACAGTGAAATTCCCTTATTAGCAGTGGAGGATTAATATTCCTCACCGGTACCCATGAGTTGTCTTCTGCACCATAGCCTTACTACTGAATCATGTACTGAAATTGGTTGCCAAAAATCCTAGAGCTCAGAATACTTtccaaaatatatatttgttctCACTGAACTAAAACTGGATCTGGTAGGGGTGAGTCACATCACAAGAATGGATTTTCCACAAAATGCTTGAAAAGAGAAGAGTGAAACAAAAGGTGAATCCTTAATCTGGAAGCTTTAAGCAAAAAGCTACAGGGTTAATTTGGGGCACAATCTCGAATGGTCCAGTGAATTTCTCATCCAGTTTGAGTGAAGGTACTTTAAGCTTTAAAGTTTTTTTGTGGAGCGTTATACCTTATCTCCTACCTTATTAGGACAAGATTTACAATGTCTATCTGCGGCTCTCTTCTATCAATCTTGGGCTTCAAGCAGAGTTTTGGTTaactttacttgaagttcttaTGTGTACAGACTGACTAACCTACAACACGTTCATCAATGTTTTCCAACCTTAGCATAGGTAAAGCCACCCTTTTCTCAATATATGGCTATTTGTTTTTAAGAActtgttcagacgagcgctgtttttgTGCACTATAGCCGCAAGAAAAGATTGCAGCTATAGTACTGTAAAAGACTTCGTGAATGGCCTACTTCAAGTTACTTGAAGTAGCCCTTCAGACGATCCGAGGTGCATGCccttcaaggctcccataggacatgtcctatctttccatGCACCTCGGAGCCGATAtgtgagtttgcactcgcatgtccaatcttttgcaggtgtgagagTTTTGCTTGTGTAAAATTCCTTtgtatgaacgcttctataacaaaccattggttctatttagatgcgaTCTTTTTACGCGCCGCTAATGCACGCGGAACAcgctcctgtgaatgagccctaacagatAGAGAGAGGAGCCCTGAAACATAGTTGCTGCTAGTGCAGTGTGGGGACATGTTCCCATGCTTATTGTACTGCTTTTTTAGAAACCTGGGTTTATGGACTTTGAGTACAAGGGTGAATTTACCTATGTTGATGCTGCAAAATTTTGATGATCCTTATATAAAGAATTGAAGAAGATATCTTTGTGTCACTGAAGTTATTGTATGCAGCACAGAGTTTATTCCTTTGGTACATGTTGAATGTGGAGTCAGTTAGCCTATCAATAATGGCATAAATTGAAGAAGATATAGGGAGTTTAGGAATCAAACTGGTATGAACCCTAAAAAAAGGACTCTGCAAGGTTATAAGCGAATTCCGCAGTAGGCAGGATGTCAAACTCAATTGTCCTGGAGATGGCTCCGTGAATACTGTTCAAAGTTTGGTTGGTACGCTCCGTCTGACCATTAGACTGTGGATGGAAGGCAGACAATTAGTTATTTCAATCCccaagaaggcaaaaaaactcttCCAGAACTTAGAAGTCAACTGGACAGTCAGAAATCACATTGTCAGGTATGCTATGTAAGCAGATGGAATATTAACGCATTGAAGGAATTAAGGTGAGGTATGAGGTGTCTTGTTTCAAGTACTCTTCTGTCAAGATGAATCATGTCTCTGGACATCATTTTGGTATCTTGGCCACCAAATGAAACAAGATATTAGCTCTTTAGTCTTATGTACTCCCAGGTGACCTGCAGATGTAGAATCATGAGATCGACACAAAACCTCCAATTGAGCAGTCTTAGGACCAGAGACGATGACCAAAGGTCCAGACTTCATCGTTGAAAATGAAATGCATGTCTTTGGAAGTATTATCTATGAAAGGATCTCCATTATAATTATCTTTGATGCACTGTAGTATATCACTAGGAAAGGTGGCCCCCCAGCAAGTGCTTAGCAAGTAGAATAGCGGTCTCAAAAATATAATCTTGTGAGGTCTCCAAGCACATTCTAGACAAAGCTTTCCGTTACAGGATCCAGGTCTGTAAGAAATAATATTaaatcatcttgcaaaaaataaggcccAACGTGCCTGCCAGAAAGTCTCCTAGCTGATCTAGTAGACTCGATATTTCGGTGGTCAGTAAGAACTTGCACAGCTTAAAAATAGCCTTCAAGAAGATTTTTTTCATTCTATAAAGACCTGCTTGCAAGCAATTCCTTGTTTCCAATGTCATACTTTCTTTCAGATGGTGACATTTGGAAAGCAAAATAGCCATATGGATGAAGTAGCTGCTTATCTTCAACTCTTTGGGACGACACTGTCCCCATTGCTTAATTTAAAGCATCCAATTTAATAACAAATGGTGAACCAAGAGTACTGAAATGGCTAAGCAGGGCTGTTCTACGCTGTTTCTCTAATTCCTATAGAAGTGCATAGGAATTACAGAAACCGCACACCACAGTGAGCTATGCTGTTACAGCAGCTCCCAATTTACAGAAATAGCATAGCTCACCGTACTACACAtattctgtaactcccattcacttctatgggagttacagaaactatAGAACAATCTGCTCAGCTGTTTTCGTAATTCCTGACCACCCTCAACCACCTCATACAGCCAAACCAGGGATGGCCATCCTCAGTTCTTGAGATAGGTATGGGTCCCATAAAAATCTGAGATAAAAATACCTAAATGTTACTTGTAAACTGATTCAGCAGTGGATTGAACTAGTACTAGAAATCTTGGGCACCATGTACAGTATGTTTCAAGGAGACAGGACCATACAGTTCATGTTCAGCATTATACAGTATTTCATCTCCTTTGCAGGCTTGTGGGGTCTGGTGAATAATGCTGGTATCTCTTCATTTGGAGAAGTAGAATTCACAAGCATAGACAGCTATAAAGAAATAGCAGAAGTGAACTTGTGGGGAATGATAAGAGTCACAAAAGCTTTCTTACCATTAATACGTCGAAGTAAAGGTAAGTTAAAACACACTATCACCAACAATAAGGAAGAGCAAAGCTGGTCATATTTAAAGGCTTTTAACTTAAATGCTtgtattttgggctgaaaatCATTTTTACGATAGGGTTTGGCTTCTGTAGCTTCCACATATCATGGTATATAGTAAACTGCAGACTCAGTTTCattaggagatctgtcagtgaatCTAAATTCTTGGACCTGTGTAATGAGCGCCGATCGACGTGTGTTGACTAATTTTATTTCAAACCAGCCGAGAATCGACTTATTGGGACAAATGAACATTGTACTAGCAGGAAGATGTACAGTCGGTCAATGAATATATTATGCTCTTGAAAAATCAATGAACAAGCCTGTTGTTGGGAAAACATTTAGAGGAACATTCTTGCTTAATAATcgggctgtgtaaaaggaccttcagtTTCTCCGTCCTCTCCTGCACATTATTataagctaatttatgaccacaacaaagttttTGCAATGCATGTTTTTTcacagggagcattgcatggcctatataagactCCTTCCCCATCTGGATTCATGCTGATGGCCTCTCACCTATCTAACCAAAATCCTACTGTATACTGATGAGGGACAAGATCCCAGAAACAGTTTTCTGTACAAGGTTATTCTAGCTTGGCTTACATCCATAGTGATGTTGCAAGGCCTATTAAAAGTTTGGACATTGACTCCTAAGGTAGTTACaagagttttagaacacctcTAGGTTTCCATTTATTTTTAAAACCAACAGAGTTCAAGTTCAGTAAATAACGTGAAACtgttcaaaggttcaaaagtaagttaaataTTATGACCttttaacctgaaatgcaacaatagtctgaatgtATTATTTCAACCAAAGGactttttttcagggaacacatcaaggacagctgctctgcagcacagaaggcaaattatggtttgaaactgGATACAAACTATCCTTACAGACGTCGCAACTTTTGTAAATTACTTTTAAACCCCCTGATTCCATATAAACAGAACAGGGGGtcttggaagtgatgatatgacccCCACTAAGCTCtgatgagcaagcctacatccacagaagatctgtggatagttctccaagatgtttggagcaACCTTCCTGTCGAGTTCCTTCCAAAAATGTGCGCAAGTGTACCCGGAAAAATTGATGCTATTTTGAAGGCAAGGGGGATCTCCACCTTTTATGTTCGTTACAGGACTGATTTTAAATTTACAAGTTGCTTTATAATCTCATGGTGAGTCCTTTTATGAATCATAGaacagtagagttggaagggtcctgcagggtcatctggtccaaccccttgcgCAATGCAGAAttgactaaatcatcccagacagatatttgtccagcctttgtttgaagacttcaattgaaggagaactcaccacctctcgtggtaacctgttccactcattgatcgccctaATTGTCAAAAAgttatttctaatatctaatctgtgtctcttccctttcaattccatcccattgcttcttgtctttctATTCTTTCTATTcttgctattaagtctcctccaaGCCCTCTTTTttgtaaacattcccagatcctttaactgttcctcatagggcatggtttgcagaccgctcaccatcctggtaactcttctctgaacttgcagcAGTttgttgatgtgttttttttaaagtggggtgcccagaactggacacaatattccagatgaggtctgactaaggaagagtagataattacctcatgtgatttagactctatgctactcttaatacatcccagaattgtgtttgccttttttgctgctacaTCGCACTGTTGACTAATGTTCAGTCTCTGATCTACTAGTATAcccaagttgttttttttgcatgtgctgcttagcccaatgttatgagatactttgttaaatgctttactaaagtcaagatatactataccacattttcctgatcaacccaatcagtgattctgtcatacaaGGAAATTAGacaagtctggcatgacttgttacaaACCTATACTGGCTGTAGTTAATtattccattttcatccaagttcttgcatacatgctatttaatcATTTATTTAAAGATCTTATCTGGtagagaagtcaggctcacaggcctatagtttcctgggtccacctttttCCCGTTTTTGAAGATGGGGGCAACATTTGCCATTCTCTAACCTTTCAGGACTTgtcctgttcttcaggaattttcaaagattacggtgagtggttcagcaattacgtctgctgcttccttcagtaccctaggatgtaattcatctggacctggagacttagattcatttaaattatctaagtgttccctcaccacccctatgcttatagatagcttggattattttttccccaatagcacagggaagaaacatgttttttactttttagcatgtatttaagttctgtgttcatctatcttggtgttaccatgcagggcggcgctgggtcccgcggccggcgcgcgccgctccgatgtcggctccggcgtcccggagctcggcagtcggggctctcccggcggtgtggggcagccagcgtgcggcgtcgtgggcgtgtccgcccgtagggtgccgcccgctctcccccaccttccatatgcaacagtgggggagtcagctcctcccactctccacccctgggcggaggcttgaagttaaaaggctggcagtgacctgagctcactgccagttattggttctgttagcctctagtcaggtctgtctcagtctgttctagttgctagtcagtgtccttccagtttgcctgtgagctctatctccagccctgctctgccttttaagttctgttggtctgttccacctgcctcttctgtcggcactctgtcccccgttagttagttccacctaggtagtcgccaggtccctagccagtgcagggaccgccgcccagttgtccgcctggggttagccagggccgaggcaagtaggcagggacagtggggtgcgggaagttcagggcaccccacctggcgcttggggggcagagtgccgtaacacttggtctctttaaatgcttcccattcttcctcctTTAGATtgctaatgattgtgctttgagaacctCATTTCTCATTATTTCCCAATCtacttcctaccctctttctaagTTCATTAAAACCTGTCTTTCTGAATTCCAACTTTTAAGTCTGAGTTCTCTCAGGTCTCCCTCCCCTTGTTATCGAAAATTCAATGAtgacatgatcactgcctcctaatgtaccaaccacccttacttcctcaaccatttcctccctgttgctaagaaataggtccaagatagcagatccccttgttttctcttctacttttttggaagataaagttgtcagcaagaccggataagaatttgttggatccattacgtttgcctgagagagattcctaaCAAATGCCTAGATAGTGataatgggagattttaactatgtcGTAATGTTTTGAAAACTGGaccatctgatatagaaagagttcatccatatcatctgcttgtccaggtggcctatagtaaatgcctacaacggtgtcctttctgttgttctctccttgtatttttacccaaacagtttctacagaactcccatgctctgaagcttgaatctccgtagaaatgtatgctttcctaacaaacaacacaatacctcctcctcttttattaggcctgtttcttataaataagttgtatcctttaagccttgtattccaatcatgtgtatcatcccaccaagtttccgtgatgcctatgacatcatatttctctattCTCTTCCTGTGCTagtagctccaattctccttgtttgtttcccattctcTGTGcctttgtgtagaaacattttagtttgatcggtgtctcttattttctttccacttctaatagcaaagtTGTTAATTGCATtaatttgctgtattttttttgccCTACCTTTCACTtcacttcccatattgttctagtttaaagctctcctgatgagtgtagcaaggcgcccaccaaatatatgcttttcTGTCTTTTGtgaggtgcaacctgtctctagcaaggAGTTATGAAactgacctgtttttttgttagAAACAGACAAAAGAGGTGTACAATACATTCAGTAAAAGCAGTGACTGACTCAGACTGAAAGTGTATTTTAATCATCTCCGCTTGAAGTAAAAAGGTGGTGGGTGTAAGACCTTTTAGTATAAAGGGCATGCTTTCGTCACAATCCTGTCTCCCCATAATAGAACTGTGACTGAACTAAAGTATTTTAAGCCTCTAAGTTTCAGTCTTTGTAGGATTACATTATTTATAGGTGCTCTTAAATTAATTACAAAAGGAAGTTGTGAATTCATAAGAGAATATACAATTGGCCAACATATTTGCGGGTACAACTTTTGTTAGCGTATTTAAAAATGAGATAGCAGTGTGAAACCACTTAGTGAACTGCTTTATACTGAATATAAATGTGTACTGTACACTATGTAACCAGAGGTACTATCAACACATTTCCTTATATTCTATGTCCATGATTAGCCTTTCCATGAACATGATCCACTTATtcctctgctgcaggagtctcccAGAACGTTTCCCTTTTGAATAAACAACCAGTGTTGATTGTTTCTTGCTTCATAGGTTCTCATGTGATACTGGTGTTACGAAAAGCTGCAGACGAAAAAACTTTTACCCCCACTCTATGCTACTGTGCATATTATGTACATGTGTACCTGTGTAATGGTTTTGGTTCTAAATAACGTTGAAAGTGTGTATTTATTTTGTAACAAGTCGGTATGTCTaactttacatggaacaactcaAAAATAGCTTAGGGTTGTCTTAAGAAGGCAACCCATTTCCATATGCCTTAACTGGACACTTGGACATCACAGGAGAGGGTCATCAGCTTAGGACCCCATTTATTAGCCAGACTGGAGAACCACTAGGAAAAGGAGGTCTATGGAAGACGGAGCACACAGCAGTCTGAAGAGTCCTATTTTCAAACTGCTCTCAATCTTCATTGGTGGACAGCACGGAAACCAGCATAAGGGGGAGGTATTAGATACCCAGATCAGGGTAATAATAATAGATCAAGAAAGTATTGATAGAAAATACCACCACCAAAATGAAAAAATGCAAACGAAAAAAGgcaaaaattttttatatatatatatatatatatatatatcgcaaaCCTTCATGATATGAAACAATacagattactttttttttccccatttcaccccTAAGTACAAAGTGCTCACTCATTAGGGATCTCCGCTCAATAATTGATGCCACAAATAGATATAATTTATAATATATAGCCAGATATGATCAGTTATCAAAAaataataccaaattgtaatggaTCCAATCTTAGATTGAAAAGGCTCCCAACTACACATGATTTTACCCCACCACTTCAGGTAGCAATAGATGGTGAGGAGAACTATAATATATTCATATAATGTACTAAGTGTGCTTGCACTGCGAATATTCCAATCTTTTGGCCATACCAGCCTTGACTGTCTCATTTTCAGGAGATGCAACTCAAAAATGGTAGATCTGATGTTACAATGAAACCACATATATCAATATCGCCATACCATATGATATCCCAACTACTGCTTGTTCCATGTTATAATACTAGACAAACAGTATATATTTGTGGGGTCGGCCTTTTTGGGACAGTTACTCTGTTCTTCTAAATATTATAGTTTGGCTCATTATAGGgtgcagtctgttttttttttgtttgttttttttaggtaaTTTGAGTATACATTTCTGTGAATTTATGATGGCACGGATTGGCATTACCAGTGGTTCTTAAGGAAACCAAGGAAATGGAATGAAGGGATAAAAATGGTAATTTTtgggtgaaaacattgcagagtAGTCTGAAATAGTGACTAATAACCTTTTTTGGCCTTTTAATATGAACTTTTTATTTGCAGGATAATCTGTTTAAATGGGTTGTGGCACTTATTATCACTGACGACCTATCCACTGGATCAGGCGCTTAAAattcctgccgatcagctgattgtctgacACAGACAATCAAATGTCAGTACAGTGGGGCTGGATGTCCGCATCGTGGACAAGGACGGAAGTATAATAGGCGCTTTACCCTTATGCAGACATCTGCCCCACTGGTCCagaccagaagtgtaatagatggcttcactctcattgatttcaatgtgattcaagccacctattacacttccaccTGACCACTGATGTGGACTGTCATTGCAGTGAGCCTGGACAATCAGCAGGGATCTTAAGCAGCAGATTCCCACCTgaagataggtcaccaatagtaacaAATGGCAAAACGCCTTTAAGGACAGAGAGGACAACACTGCTCACAGTAATCTATTGACGCATTTAATGGAACTATGTGTGATTGCCTTGTCAAATAGAAACAAATGCTGATTAAGAGGGTAAATAGTTTTTCATTTgtgacaaaaaatatatttttttatatccctCTCAGGTCGAGTGGTCTGCGTGGCAAGCATGCTTGGAAGATTTGGTAATTCATCTCGATCTAGCTACTGTGTTTCCAAATATGGAGTAGAAGCCTTTTCAGACTGCCTAAGACAAGAAATGTACAAGTGGGAAGTGAAAGTCATTACCATTGAGCCTGGAAACTTTGTAGCTGCTACTGGCATATTTACCAAAGAAGGGGTGGAAAAGAGTGGTCAAGCTATGTGGGAACAAGCTTCAGAGAGCATACGGGCTGATTATGGTAAAATTAATTTTTCTAATCAGGTTGCCAGAATGAAAGCCTTTATCAGCTCAGGTGTAAAGGACGTATCTCCTGTTATTAATGCAATCACAGATGCTCTGAGGTCTAAATATCCATACGCTCGATACAATCCAATGGACACCTACTGCTGGGTAAAGCTTCAGATTATGACTCACCTACCTACCGCCATTGCAGAACGCATTTATGTTTAATGAAGAGAGACTGTAAGACAGAGGTAATGAAGCGACAAGTATTTAGGTATGAAATGCAAGCTGCTGCCACAAACAGAAACCTCTATTCTTTTGAGGTACTACCTTATGACATTTGTCGTCTTAGCCTTGTCATTCAGCATTGATGTAATGTTGTAGGTATAAATATTCTACTACTTGATtaaaagcagtgttccccaactccagtcctcagggaccgccaacaggtcatgttttcaggatttcctcagtattgcacaggtgatgtaattattgtcagtgcctcagacattgccacaggtgtcttaccataggatatcctgaaaacatgacctgttggtggtccctgaggactggagttggggacccctgatctaaaaGATCTAGATCTACTGGAGAGGTATTTGAAGGAAAACAATAACATATAAAATGCAATGTATCACTGTTAAAAATATTTAATTGTAAAACTTCAATTCTCTCCAGCTACAGCAGCTACCTTGTAAGATATGTGTCTATATCTTCACTGAGGCTGTCTATCCAAAGTATGTTGTGGGGGGGCCAATTAAACTGGGAAATGTGAAATTGTGAATGATGCTCCATGAAGCCATTAGTGGGACCACAACAAGTGACACACAAGTTCTCATGTGCAAACAAAGTAACACTTTCGGGGTTCTAAAATACACTTACTAATTATCCCTACAAACAGAATGActgggatcttttttttttcttctacacttACATAGAAGGTATAGCACGGGGGACctgtttgatttttttccccctcagaaGAATCTTGAGCCATATAATTTATACAACATAAATGACCGTGTGTTTTTTAACAAATGTTGATGTCTTTTATTGAAAATAAATATGTTGAAAAAAGCGCTGAAATTCACTACAAGTAACTAACTGGATTTTTAATGTACCTCTGTTCCTGGAGTTTCTTATGATGTTCGTTGTTACTGAACCGACAGCCACTTGATTGTGCTGAAATATAAACTTATTATACCGCATATATTTATCTTTTGTTATTCGGGCTTTAGTAGACCGTTATTCATTTTGGACACCATATGTATTTCATATCTTTGTGGGTTATATAAAGCATTATTAGGAAAACAAAGTAAATATTAATTTACACACAGTTGAGCACTGCACGATTCCTAGGACCCACCATAATAATCGTTTTGAAACTTGTCTTTTTGTAAGTGTAAatgaaaggggtttttttttgagGAGGAACACAACAGAATTTAATATATTCTTTATTTGTTCATTATGGGTATGGGAGGGGGAACACAACAAAAATAGGACTTACAAGAAACTCAACTTCAAGTGTTTCAATACTTCCAATTACGCCATGCTCTAAATGCCCGGTTTACCTCCACTTCAATTCAAATTTTGAAATACCCTATAATAGGTATATTTAAATCCCAAGGACCTAAAGGTTTAATATCAACACTGTGTATGCACTTAATAATCTCAATTCAAGATAGATGACAGTCCCTTATTCTCTCATTAACAGCCAAAGAATGGTCAGATGTAGTAGAATCCCATTAGCATGCATCCCCTgcaatt
This window contains:
- the LOC136610918 gene encoding D-beta-hydroxybutyrate dehydrogenase, mitochondrial-like encodes the protein MPLPASSMRAALLVLLSLGLTLVLGLLLPEAFKLLFTSLGLPCDNVSHAIVLVYFVFMLFMAMPSLPRGTVPTQGKAVLITGCDSGFGLALAKHLHKLGFTVFAGCLLKDRNGEGAQELETFHCNRMKVLQLNVCSEEEVTQAVELVKKSLEGSDKGLWGLVNNAGISSFGEVEFTSIDSYKEIAEVNLWGMIRVTKAFLPLIRRSKGRVVCVASMLGRFGNSSRSSYCVSKYGVEAFSDCLRQEMYKWEVKVITIEPGNFVAATGIFTKEGVEKSGQAMWEQASESIRADYGKINFSNQVARMKAFISSGVKDVSPVINAITDALRSKYPYARYNPMDTYCWVKLQIMTHLPTAIAERIYV